One segment of Danio aesculapii chromosome 3, fDanAes4.1, whole genome shotgun sequence DNA contains the following:
- the atp5mc1 gene encoding ATP synthase F(0) complex subunit C1, mitochondrial, which produces MYACAKFVSSPAVIRGGSRALARPISVVFSRPEARTEQAALLPVSEAALNVTRGFQTSVASRDIDTAAKFIGAGAATVGVAGSGAGIGTVFGSLIIGYARNPSLKQQLFSYAILGFALSEAMGLFCLMVAFLILFAM; this is translated from the exons ATGTACGCATGTGCTAAGTTTGTCTCCTCACCTGCTGTG ATCCGTGGAGGATCCAGGGCTTTGGCGCGGCCCATTTCAGTGGTGTTCAGCAGACCTGAAGCAAGAACTGAACAG gcagcTCTATTGCCAGTCAGTGAGGCAGCCCTTAATGTAACCAGGGGCTTCCAGACCAGCGTTGCGTCCAGGGATATCGACACAGCAGCCAAATTCATCGGCGCTGGTGCTGCCACAGTCGGTGTCGCCGGATCTGGAGCTGGAATCGGGACAGTGTTCGGCAGCCTCATTATTGGCTATGCCAG GAATCCCTCCCTGAAACAGCAGCTCTTTTCCTATGCCATTTTGGGCTTTGCTTTGTCTGAGGCCATGGGTCTGTTCTGTCTGATGGTGG